Proteins encoded in a region of the Quercus lobata isolate SW786 chromosome 8, ValleyOak3.0 Primary Assembly, whole genome shotgun sequence genome:
- the LOC115958621 gene encoding (+)-neomenthol dehydrogenase-like, which produces MAEATKKYAVVTGANKGIGFEICRKLASNGIVVVLTARDEKKGLEAVEKLREFGLSDHVVFHQLDVADPANIASFADFIKTKYGRLDILVNNAGIPGSIIDGDALAASGLGKEGVNVDWSKIATDTYELAEECLKTNYYGAKGMIEALLPILQLSNSPRIVNVSASMGHLEKIPNEWAKEVLGNAESLTEERVDEVLNEYLKDFKEGSLETKGWPRYSSSYMISKAAMNAYTRIVAKKYPSFRVNCVCPGYVKTDINYNNGYLTTDEGAESVVKLALLPNDGPSGLFFYRNEVTTFD; this is translated from the exons ATGGCAGAAGCTACAAAGAA gTACGCAGTTGTTACAGGGGCCAATAAGGGGATTGGCTTCGAAATATGCAGGAAGCTGGCCTCAAATGGGATCGTGGTGGTTCTAACTGCTAGAGATGAGAAAAAAGGCCTTGAAGCTGTTGAAAAGCTGAGAGAGTTTGGGCTGTCTGACCACGTTGTATTTCATCAGCTTGATGTGGCGGATCCTGCTAATATAGCTTCCTTTGCAGATTTCATTAAAACCAAATATGGGAGGCTCGATATATTG GTCAACAACGCTGGGATCCCTGGATCTATAATAGATGGAGATGCTTTAGCTGCTTCAGGTCTTGGTAAG GAAGGTGTCAATGTGGATTGGAGTAAAATAGCGACAGACACTTATGAGTTAGCTGAAGAGTGCCTGAAAACAAACTACTATGGTGCCAAAGGAATGATTGAAGCACTTCTTCCAATCCTCCAGTTGTCCAATTCACCAAGGATTGTTAATGTTTCCGCTTCCATGGGACACTTAGAG AAAATACCAAATGAATGGGCTAAAGAAGTGTTAGGTAATGCTGAAAGCCTAACAGAAGAAAGAGTAGATGAGGTATTGAATGAATATCTGAAAGATTTTAAAGAGGGTTCCTTGGAAACCAAAGGCTGGCCTAGATATTCGTCTTCTTATATGATTTCAAAAGCAGCTATGAATGCCTACACAAGGATTGTGGCCAAAAAGTACCCATCTTTTCGAGTCAATTGCGTCTGCCCTGGCTATGTCAAGACAGATATAAACTACAACAATGGCTATTTGACGACTGATGAAGGTGCTGAAAGTGTTGTAAAGTTAGCGCTCCTGCCCAACGATGGTCCTTCTGGCCTCTTCTTTTATCGGAATGAAGTGACAACTTTTGATTAA